ATATAAATGCGGTTATGTATGAAAATATGCACGTGTATCGGTGATCTATTTCTAGAGTCAATCTCAATAGTCAAACACGTGAAACTGGAAGGCGGCAGCAGGGGTGTTGCTAGTCACCCTTCGCAAGACCATgttaactctctttcctcctgcGCCTGTCACTCAAGCATGTGCTTCTTCCATTCCCGTGCACGATCCTCCAGGTTGTGTTTCACCTCGTTGTTGGTGGTTCATCTTCTGTTTTGGTTCTCAGAAATGTTAGAGAGAGGGCCTTGCGACACTGcgcagctctctctgtccttctaTCACTTACGTCCGCGCGAGCGAGTCTTGGGTCTGTTTCAGCCTCCCGATGAAAAAGTATTCTTTGAACGGTGGGTactctccgtctcgcttgTTCTCCACGAGAATCTCGGACCCGCATCTCGTTTTTCAGCAGCACGGAAGCTCGACATCCGCGAACTTCCTGTGTGTACCACTGTTCGCGGAGCAAAAACAACTCGCGCTGAAGACGTTTCACGCGTTTACAGTGCCGACGTACAGATCCCAACGGATCGTCAGACATGCGCTGGTTCAGAGGGGTTGGCAGTTCtgtcgggtgtatgtacacccgcTGCCCATCGGCGCGTTGGACAGGACTTGTCTGAAATAGACGGAACGTACAAGCCGCCGACAGGTTCTGTATTCTCAAGCAGAGGGGAGGCGTCCAGCGCGCCTATTAGTCCGTTTTTAATGTGCACGCTGCCTCCGTCGAAAGTAGCTTGTTTGGGGACTTCCTCGTTGCCATCTCGATTAACTGAGCCGGCGTCTTCTGGATTTTGCTCTGAGGGTCAATCAACCACACACAGTGCTGGCTTTCTTGAGGAAAATGCGCGAGAATCGGAGTTGCTCATGGCGTATCCCGTGCCTCACAACCATGATCCATTCAAACAAAACGAAAGACGGCAACAGATTCTAACGTTAGGACGAAACAGTGACACCAGCAACGACAAGGAAGAGATGCGAGGGGTCGTGAATCTGACAGGGGACTATATCCGAGAGCTGTCGCACGTAGAGAAGCAAGAATTTGAGCAGCGAGTATCACCGGCTAATTCGTAtcctgtctctctatctTCATCAGGCTCTTTCACCCAGGGCCGACGGATTGCCCGCTCACTGACGGGTGTAGAACATTCGATAGGTGGGACTAATGCGTCGGGTGCAGTTAAGCCAATTCGACGAGGTGAATCCACCAGTGTTTTGCGTGGGCAAATCTCCACTACAAACGGTTCCAGCGGGAGTTTCCTTTCAGAGAAACACCTTGCAGAGACCCGTGTTGGTggcctcctgtctccctctaTAGCTTCAGCTCTTGACTCGCCCAGAAGCCAGGTCGCAGGGGGGAGTGCCCACGGAAGGTTGACCTGCTTTCACCAGCACAGCGAAACCttgagagaggaggaggaaccACAACGTGTACCAGAGTGTCAGAATAGAGCCAAAGACTATGTGCATGTACAAATTGCTGGCGTTTCTTCGACAAACATGGTGCCTACTGACATAGGTGCGGAACAAGAACACGATCAAGGCAGTGGATGTAATTGGTTCCAGTCGACGGCAGTTCAAGGTGACCTTATCCTTGAGGGTTCGTTGGGTGAGCGACTGAATGACACTGACCATACTCGGGAATTGGGGCGACGGGGAAAACAGACAAAACATGTTTCACgattttcctcttcctcgtggATGCTACAAGA
This Toxoplasma gondii ME49 chromosome VIII, whole genome shotgun sequence DNA region includes the following protein-coding sequences:
- a CDS encoding hypothetical protein (encoded by transcript TGME49_273790) gives rise to the protein MQANCAEVILPSLSLPLAYIKCSLRCILHTLLFCRQKGPAVSLSDAELPQGILSCGIGMFGGSDTLQLVTAEPLSIAFFKCGDEEAEREIESKVVAFTKMLERGPCDTAQLSLSFYHLRPRERVLGLFQPPDEKVFFERWVLSVSLVLHENLGPASRFSAARKLDIRELPVCTTVRGAKTTRAEDVSRVYSADVQIPTDRQTCAGSEGLAVLSGVCTPAAHRRVGQDLSEIDGTYKPPTGSVFSSRGEASSAPISPFLMCTLPPSKVACLGTSSLPSRLTEPASSGFCSEGQSTTHSAGFLEENARESELLMAYPVPHNHDPFKQNERRQQILTLGRNSDTSNDKEEMRGVVNLTGDYIRELSHVEKQEFEQRVSPANSYPVSLSSSGSFTQGRRIARSLTGVEHSIGGTNASGAVKPIRRGESTSVLRGQISTTNGSSGSFLSEKHLAETRVGGLLSPSIASALDSPRSQVAGGSAHGRLTCFHQHSETLREEEEPQRVPECQNRAKDYVHVQIAGVSSTNMVPTDIGAEQEHDQGSGCNWFQSTAVQGDLILEGSLGERLNDTDHTRELGRRGKQTKHVSRFSSSSWMLQEERAAQRCVERAVRQVMMKVIQVTTEKQWHLPPPFHGSPCEGSMYRFEINFSGPSAVSVDQGWHINLPAALRTAYSRHMPYLT